The proteins below are encoded in one region of Pseudonocardia sp. DSM 110487:
- a CDS encoding carbohydrate ABC transporter permease — translation MTFVRKHGWGSTAIGVLILGVMLFPLYWMLNVSLQPASSAVGTPWIPLDLSFDGYATALREQGRNLVTSLIVALGSVVFSLLVATPAAYALAQFKVRGAGVVLFGILISQMIPGIVVANALYRAYSDLGLLNSIPGLILADSTHGIPFAILIMRAYLLSIPNEVIEAARVDGAGQIRAFVSIVVPMSRNALVTAALFTFLFTWSDFLFALTLTTTEEVRPVTLGIYQYIGTYINDWSSVMATAVLASIPAVVLLLVAQRFVAAGVASGAVK, via the coding sequence ATGACGTTCGTTCGCAAGCACGGCTGGGGCAGCACCGCGATCGGCGTGCTGATCCTCGGGGTGATGCTGTTCCCGCTGTACTGGATGCTCAACGTCTCGTTGCAGCCCGCCAGCTCGGCGGTCGGGACGCCGTGGATCCCGCTCGACCTGTCCTTCGACGGCTACGCGACCGCGTTGCGCGAGCAGGGCCGCAACCTGGTCACCAGCCTGATCGTGGCCCTCGGCAGCGTCGTGTTCAGCCTGCTGGTCGCCACGCCGGCGGCGTACGCGCTGGCGCAGTTCAAGGTGCGTGGCGCGGGCGTGGTGCTGTTCGGGATCCTGATCAGCCAGATGATCCCCGGGATCGTCGTCGCCAACGCGCTCTACCGCGCCTACAGCGACCTCGGGCTGCTCAACTCGATCCCCGGGCTGATCCTCGCGGATTCCACGCACGGCATCCCGTTCGCGATCCTGATCATGCGCGCGTACCTGCTGTCGATCCCGAACGAGGTCATCGAGGCCGCCCGGGTGGACGGCGCGGGCCAGATCCGCGCGTTCGTCTCGATCGTCGTGCCGATGAGCCGCAACGCGCTGGTCACCGCGGCGCTCTTCACGTTCCTGTTCACGTGGAGCGACTTCCTCTTCGCGCTCACGCTGACCACCACCGAAGAGGTGCGGCCGGTGACGCTGGGCATCTACCAGTACATCGGCACGTACATCAACGACTGGAGCTCGGTGATGGCCACCGCCGTGCTCGCCTCCATCCCGGCCGTCGTGCTGCTGCTGGTGGCCCAGCGCTTCGTCGCCGCAGGCGTCGCCAGCGGTGCCGTGAAATAA
- a CDS encoding ThuA domain-containing protein produces the protein MTPVRVTVWGENRHEKIEEHVRKIYPDGMHETIADGIRENLGDGSVVRTVTLDDPEHGLTEEALQDTDVLVWWGHAAHGEVADEVVERVHHHVLAGMGLVVLHSGHWSKIFMKLMGTSCTLRWRSEHDRELIWTVDPTHPIAEGVPHPLEIEEDEMYGEFFDIPAPDELIFISTFSGGEAFRSGCTFRRGYGKIFYFRPGDQDYPTYHHKDVRRVIANGVKWARTDRPERAEPVLLRYETGEFFQGAGYTGPIG, from the coding sequence GTGACTCCCGTCCGCGTGACCGTCTGGGGCGAGAACCGCCACGAGAAGATCGAGGAGCACGTTCGCAAGATCTACCCGGACGGCATGCACGAGACGATCGCCGACGGCATCCGCGAGAACCTCGGCGACGGCAGCGTCGTGCGGACCGTCACCCTCGACGACCCGGAGCACGGCCTCACCGAGGAGGCCCTGCAGGACACCGACGTGCTCGTCTGGTGGGGCCACGCTGCGCACGGCGAGGTGGCCGACGAGGTCGTCGAGCGCGTGCACCACCACGTGTTGGCCGGCATGGGGCTCGTGGTGCTGCACTCCGGGCACTGGTCGAAGATCTTCATGAAGCTCATGGGCACCAGCTGCACCCTGCGCTGGCGCAGCGAGCACGACCGCGAGCTGATCTGGACCGTCGACCCCACCCACCCGATCGCCGAGGGGGTCCCGCATCCCCTCGAGATCGAGGAGGACGAGATGTACGGGGAGTTCTTCGACATCCCGGCCCCCGACGAGCTCATCTTCATCAGCACGTTCTCCGGCGGGGAGGCGTTCCGCAGCGGCTGCACATTCCGCCGCGGCTACGGCAAGATCTTCTACTTCCGCCCAGGCGACCAGGACTACCCGACCTACCACCACAAGGACGTCCGGCGCGTGATCGCCAACGGCGTCAAGTGGGCGCGGACCGACAGGCCCGAGCGCGCCGAGCCGGTGCTGCTGCGCTACGAGACCGGCGAGTTCTTCCAGGGCGCCGGCTACACGGGGCCGATCGGATGA